The Leifsonia xyli genomic sequence GCCCGACCACGAGCCAGGGTGCGTCCATGAAGGGGATTACTCCGCGTCGCCCTCGGCGGCCTCGGCCTCGGCGGCCTCTTCGGCGGCCTCGGCCTCCTCGTCCTCGGCGCGCGCGGCGGCCGGGACGACGACGTTGAGGATGAGCAGGTCCTCGTCCTCGGCGAGCGTGGCGCCGGCCGGGAGGTCGAAGTCCTTCGCGTGGTACTGGGTGCCCTCCTCGGCGTCCGTCACGTCGATGACGATGCGCTCCGGGATGTGGGTGGCCTCGACCTCGAGCTTGATGGTCGGGATGTCGAGCACGGCGATGGTGCCGGAGAACGGCTCGCCCTCGACGTGCACCGGGACCTCGACGGTGACCTTCTCGCCGCGGCGGATGACCACGAGGTCGAGGTGCTCGATGATCTGCGACACCGGGTCCTTCTGGACGTCCTTCACCAGGGCGAGCTGGCCCTTGCCCTCGATGTCGAGGTCGAGCACCGCGTTCGCCTTGCGGAGCAGCAGGGAGACCTGGTGGCCCGGGAGGGTGACGTGGACGGGGTCGGTGCCGTGGCCGTAGATGACCGCGGGGATCTTGCCGACGGCGCGGATCTTGCGGGCCGCGCCCTTGCCGAAGCTGTCGCGCAGCTCGGCGCTGACCTTGTTGGACTCTTCAGTCGCCATGATTTCTCCTCGCCGGCACGATGACCGGCTGTCGGGCGAGCCGCGAGGCCCGCAGTGTTGGTGTTGTTCGACTCGAACGCATCGAAGTGCGCGAGGAAAGACTGCGTAGCCTGCTCCACCGCGTCGATCACGGATGCGCGTGCGCATCCCTCGCCGAAGTTCAGTTGTGGAGTCTACCCGATCGAGATAAGCTAAGCGCGCTTAGTAGATTGACGATCGGAGATCATCATGTGGACCACCCACCACACCGCCACCACCACCGCCCCCGCCGCGGCCGTCTGGTCGGCGTTGCGCGACCTGCACAGCGGCATCCCGCTCGGCCCGGCGAGCGACTCGTTCGAGCTCCACGGTCCGTTCACGGTCGGCACCGAGGTCTCCGTCACGCCTCAGGGCCAGGAGGCGATGACCTCCACCATCGTCGAGCTCGACCCGGAACACGTCTACGCCGACCGCACCGTCTTCGGCGAGCTGGCGCTGACGTTCCGCCACAGCCTGGAGGCGCAGGCGGACGGCGGCACGGCGGTGACCCACACGCTCGAGATCGACGGTCCGGGCGCCGACAACGTCGGACCGGAGCTCGGGCCGCAGATCGCCGGCGACTTCCCCGTCGCGATGACGGAGCTGCTGCACGCCGCCGAGCAGCGGGTCGCCGCCGATGCCTGAGGCCGGGCTCGGGAGCCGGTTCCCGGCCGCGTCGCAGAGCCCGGGCCTCCTGCTCTGGCGGGTGACCAACCGCTGGCAGGCCGTGATGCGGGCGGCGCTCGCCCCGCATGAGCTGACGCACGTGCAGTACGTGCTGCTCGCATCCCTCACCTGGCTCGCCGACCGCGAGCCGGAGCGCCTGGTGACCCAGGTCGAGCTCGCGGGCTTCGCGGCGACCGACCCGATGATGACGTCTCAGGTGGTGCGGGCGTTGGAGCGGGCCGGACTCGTGGAGCGGCTCCCCCACCCCACCGACGGCCGGGCGCGCGTGCTGCGCGCGACGCCGGAGGGCGCAGCGGCGGCGCGGCGAGCGACGGCCGACGTGGAGGCGGCCGACGCCGCCTTCTTCACGCCGGTGGACGCGACGGCGTTCGCGGCTCAGCTGGCGGCACTGTCGGAGGGGTGAGCGCCGCCCAGACGTTCCAGGATCGCGTCCGCGAGATCCGCCGGCGGCCGGCCGACACCGAGTCGCACGCCGGCCTCGTCCCGCTGCAGCGGCTCGAGGGTGGCGAGCTGCGAATCGAGCAGCGACACGGGCATGAAGTGCCCCGGCCGCGCCGCCATCCGCGCCGCGAGCAGCTCCTTGGTCCCGTCGAGCTCGGCGAAGACCGCATCCGGCGCCTCCGACCGGATCAGGTCGCGGTAGGCGCGCTTGAGGGCCGAGCAGGCGACCACCACCCCCTCCGGCGCCGTGTCGGCGAGGGCACGCCCGACCGCGTGGAGCCACGGGATGCGATCCTCGTCGGTCAGCGGATGCCCGGACGCCATCTTGGCGACGTTCTCGGGTGGGTGAAGCGCGTCGCCGTCGACGAACGGCACGCCCAGGCGCGCCGCGAGCAACTCGCCGACCGTGCTCTTGCCGGAGCCGGACACGCCCATCACCACCACCTGCGGCCGCCGCACGCCGCCCTCCTCGCTACGCATCCCCGCAAGTATCCCCCGTTACGCGGCCCGACTCTGCCCTCGCACGCGAGCGCTAGGCTGGGAGCACTGCTCGATTCTTGCCACCAGCGGGAGAGCTGACCCCCGGACCAAACCCGTCGCGGTGGACGGCCTCCGTCTGCCGCGGCACCACGAAGGAGCATGACGTGCCACAGGAAGCAACCGCCAACATCGGAGTCGTCGGTCTGGCGGTGATGGGGTCGAACCTGGCCCGCAACCTCGCCTCCCGCGAGGGCAACACGGTCGCGGTGTTCAACCGCACCTACGCCCGCACCGAGGAGCTGGTGAACGCGCACCCCGAGGCGGGCTTCGTCTCGGCCGAGCAGATCGACGACTTCGTCGCCTCGCTGTCGAAGCCGCGCACCGCGATCATCATGGTGCAGGCCGGCAAGGGCACGGATGCTGTCATCGACCAGCTCGTGGAGCGGTTCGAGCCGGGCGACATCATCGTCGACGGCGGCAACGCGAACTTCCACGACACCATCGAGCGCGAGAAGCGGATCGCGCCCACGGGCATCCACTTCGTCGGTGCGGGCATCTCCGGCGGCGAGGAGGGCGCGCTGCATGGCCCGTCGATCATGCCGGGCGGATCGGCGGAGTCGTACGAGACGCTGGGCCCGATCCTGGAGTCCATCGCCGCTGTCGCCGAGGGCGAGCCATGCGTGACCCACGTCGGCACCGACGGCGCGGGCCACTTCGTGAAGATGATCCACAACGGCATCGAGTACGCGGACATGCAGCTCATCGCCGAGGCGTACGACCTCCTCCGCACGATCGGCGGCCTCGAGCCGGCCGAGATCGCCGACGTGTTCGCCGAGTGGAACAACGGCTACCTCGAGTCGTACCTCATCGAGATCACCGCCGAGGTCCTGCGGCAGGTGGATGCCGAGACGGGCAAGCCGTTCATCGACATCGTCCTCGACCAGGCCGGGTCCAAGGGCACGGGCGTGTGGACCGTACAGAACGCCCTCGACCTGGGCGTCCCCGTCGGCGGCATCGCCGAGGCCGTGTTCGCCCGTGCCGTGTCGTCCAAGCCGAACCAGCGCGCCGCCGTGCAGGCGACCGTGCAGTCGCGTCCGGAGGTGCAGAAGGCCGCCGACGTGCAGGCGTTCGCCGACGACGTGTCCAAGGCGCTGTACGCCTCGAAGGTGGTCGCGTACGCGCAGGGCTTCGACGCGATCATCGCCGGCGCCGAGAAGTACGGGTGGGACATCCACAAGGACCGCATCGCCAAGATCTGGCGCGGCGGCTGCATCATCCGCGCGCAGTTCCTCAACCGCATCGCGGACGCGTACGACGAGAACCCGAACATCTCGACGCTGCTCGAGGCGCCGTACTTCGCCGACGCCGTGCGCGAGGGCGAGGCGGCCTGGCGCCGCATCGTCGCCACGGCGGCGCTGTCGGGCGTGCCGGTGCCCGGCTTCGGCTCGGCGCTGTCGTACTACGACTCGCTCGCCTCCAAGCGCCTGCCCGCCGCTCTGGTCCAGGGACAGCGCGACTTCTTCGGCGCCCACACCTACAAGCGTGTCGACAAGGAGGGCACCTTCCACACCCTCTGGTCCGGCGACCGCACCGAGATCGAGACCGAGGGCTCCTCGCACTAGACCCCTCCCCCATCGAGTACACGAAGGTGCACGCTGATTCCCGGATCGGCGTGCACTTTTTGTGTACTCGATGGCGGGTGCGAGAGAGGATGGGGTGGTGACGTACGACGACCACCCCGAGCTCGCGGAGTACGAGCCGCTCGGCGAGCGGCCCCTGCGCGGCCGCGGGATGACCGTGGCCAGCCGGGTCTTCGTCGTCGTCGCGCTCGGGGCGCTGCTGCTGCCCGGCATCCTGCTGACCATCAGCATCCAGACCCAGACCGCCGACTACACGTGCGGGGTCTACGCACGGCAGTACCAGCCGGAGTCGGTGGGATCGTCGGCGCGGTTCGAGCTGATGGGACCGCTCGGGCCGGGCTGGCAGTGCTATGCGCTCAACACCGAGGGCGACGGCACCTGGGTGGCTCCGCTCGGCCTTATTCCGTCGACTCCGCACCAGCTGCCGTGATGAGGGTTCGGACGGTCGTCAGCAGCCACGCGGCGTAGCGGTCGTCGGTCCAGCCGCTCTCCCGCACCAGCTGCTGGTGTCCCTCGGGCGACATGACGAACGAGAGCGCCGCGGCGAGCTCAGCGCGGCCCTCGTCATCCAGCCGGGCGATGGAGGCGATGCCCCGCGCTGCGAGCAAGCCCACCATCGCGGCGTAGTCGGCGTGACGCCGCGCGAGGAGCTCGGCGAGGACCGCGCCCACGGCCTCGTCGTCCCGGGCGGCCGCGGTGAAGGTCGCCCAGAGACCGGACGTGCGCGCGTTGGCCGCCGCGATGAACGGCACGAGCGCCGCGAGCAGCTGCTCGGGGTCGTCGAGGGAGGCGATGGCCGCGACCTCCGGGCGCTCGGTGAGCGAGGCCTCCCCCGCCTCGCCGCCGAACGTCAGCTCGAACGCCGCGAGCAGCAGCGCCCGCTTGGGGCCGTGGACCTTGACGCTCTCGACCGAGACGCCGGCGGCCGCGGCGATCTCCGACAAGGAGGCGCTGGCATAGCCGCGCGCGGAGAAGACCGCGGCGGCGGCCTCCAGGATGCGGCGGCGCGTCTGGCGCGCGTTCTCCTCGCGGAGCGTGGAGCGATAGGGGCGGGTGCCGGCCACTATTGACTACCCTTCGAGTGTAGTGAATACTGTTGACGTTTACTCGACTCTACTCGAAAGGCTCCCATGAACGCCCGCCCGCTCGACATCCTCCTGTGCAGCACTCCGGTGCACGGTCACGTCACCCCCCTTCTCGCCGTCAGCCGCGCGCTCGTGGAGCGCGGCCACCGCGTCCACTTCCTCACCGGCGAGCGATACCAGCAGGCGGCCGCGGCAACCGGCGCCACCGCGCTGCGGCTTCCGGCGGACGCCGACTACGACGACACCGACATGGATGCGGCGTTCCCCGGCCGTGTGGGCCTGACGGGTCCCGCGGGTATCCGCTACGACATGACCGAGATCTTCCTGCGTCCGGCGCGGAGCCAGCTCGCGGCGGTGGACGCGGTGCAGCGCGACCTGCGCATCGACGTCGTGCTGGCCGAGAGCCTGTTCCTGGGGGCGGCGCTGTTCGTCGCGCGTCCCCGCGACTCCCGGCCGCCGCTCCTCAACCTCGGCATCGTGCCGCTCGGCCTGAAGAGTCGAGACACGGCTCCGTTCGGTCTCGGCGTGCCTCCCCGGCCGGGCGGCATCGGACGCCTGCGCAACGGGCTACTGACCCTCGCCGCCGAGAAGGGCGTGTTCGCGCCGGTGCAGCGCGCGGCGGTCCGCGCGGGCATCGACGCCGGCAGCGGCCTGAACGGCTTCGTGCTCGACTGGCCCTCTCACGCGGACGGCGTCGTGCAGTTCACCGTCCCCGAGTTCGAATACCCGCGCGGCGACGTGCGGGTGCCGGTGAGCTTCGTCGGCCCGATCTCACGGACCCGCGCCTCCGACGCACCCCTGCCGGCGTGGTGGGAAGACCTCGATGACGGGCGCCCGGTCGTCCACGTCACGCAGGGCACCGTCGCCAACCGCCGCTTCGACGACCTCGTGCTGCCGACCATCCGAGCGCTCGCCGACGACGACGTGTGGGTGGTCGCGAGCACCGGCGGCCGTCCGGTCGCGGAGCTCGGGGCAGACCTCCCGGCGAACGCGCGGATCGCACCGTACCTGCCGTACGACCGGCTCCTGCCGCGCACCTCCGCGTACGTCACGAACGGCGGCTACGGCGGCATCCACTACGCGATGGAGCACGGCGTCCCGATCGTCGTCGCCGGCACCACGGAGGACAAGACGGAGGTCTCCGCGCGGGTCGCCTGGTCGGGGGTGGGTGTCAACCTGCGGACGAACCGGCCGTCTGAGGTCGCGGTGCGGGATGCGGTCCGCGGGGTGCTGCGCGATCCCGGCTACGCCGAGCGGAGCGCGCGCATCGGCGAAGCGATCCGCCGCTCGCCCGGCGCGAACGGCCTGGAGGCTGCGGTCGTCGCGGCGGTCGGGCGGACCGGGTCGCATCCCCGCGTCCCGAGGTGATTCGTTGCGGGCTCTCGCGCGAAAGGGAGGGGCCGAGACGCGACACGCCGGGTGGATGCGCGAAAGGGAGGACACCCGCGCCGTCGCCGGCCGGATGTCCTCCCTTTCGAACGCGAGGAGCTACGCCGCTCCGTCGAACATCGAGGTGACCGAGCCGTCGGTGAAGACCTCGCGGATCGCGTTCGCGAGCAGCGGCGCGATCGGCAGCACGGTGAGGTTGTCCCAGCGCTTGTGCTCGGGCAGCGGGAGCGTATCGGTGACGACGACCGAGTCGATCGCGTCGCTCTGCAGCAGCTCGACCGCCGGGTCGCTGAACACCGCGTGGGTCGCCGCGACGACGACGCCGGTCGCACCCGCGGCCTTGAGCGCCTCGGCCGCCTTCACGATCGTGCGGCCGGTGTCGATGAGGTCGTCGACCAGCAGGCAGACGCGGCCGTTGACCTCGCCGACGATCTCGTGCACCGAGACCTGGTTCGGTACCAGCGGGTCGCGGCGCTTGTGGATGATCGCGAGGGGCGCGCCGAGCTTGTCGCTCCAGATGTCGGCGACGCGCACGCGGCCCATGTCCGGCGAGACGACGGTCAGGGTCGAAGGATCGAGCTCGCGCTTCATGTGGTCCAGCAGCACCGGCATGGCGAACAGGTGATCGACCGGGCCGTCGAAGAAGCCCTGGATCTGCGCGGCGTGCAGGTCGACCGACATGATGCGGTCGGCGCCGGCCGCCTTGAACAGGTCGGCGACCAGGCGGGCCGAGATCGGCTCGCGGCCGCGGCCCTTCTTGTCCTGGCGGGCGTAGGGGTAGAAGGGGGCCACCACGGTGATGCGCTTCGCCGACGCGCGCTTGAGCGCGTCCACCATGATGAGCTGCTCCATGAGCCACTCGTTGATCGGCGAGGTGTGCGACTGGATGACGAACGCATCCGAGCCGCGGACGCTCTCATCGAAGCGCGCGTAGATCTCGCCGTTGGCGAAGGTGCGGGCGTCGGTGGGGACCAGTTCGCTCCCGAGGCACTCGGCGATCTCCTGCGCGAGCTGGGGATGCGCGCGACCGGAGATCAGGACGAGTCGTTTCTGGCCGGTCGCGGTGATCCCTGACACTTATTCTCCGCTCTCTGCCGAGGCGTCGCTCTCGCGTGCGGCCTTGTCGGCGTCCGTGCCCGGCCGCTTCTCCGCGACCCAGCCTTCGATATTGCGCTGCGGGGCGACGGTGATGGCGAGGGCTCCCGCCGGGACGTCCTTGCGGACGACCGTTCCTGCTCCCGTGTACGCTCCGTCACCTATCCTAACCGGCGCGACGAGCGCGGTGTTCGTCGCGATCCGGACGTGCGAGCCGATGACCGTGCGGTGCTTGTTCACGCCGTCGTAGTTGGCGGTGATGACGCCGGCACCGAGGTTGCCGCCTTCGCCCACCTCGGCGTCGCCGACGTAGTTGAAGTGCGCGAGCTTGGTCCCCTCGCCGATGGTCGCGTTCTTCGTCTCGACGAAGGTGCCGATCTTGCCGTGCGCGCCGAGCACCGTGCCCGGACGGAGGTAGGCGAACGGTCCGACCGTCGCGCCCGCGCCGATCACGGCCAGCGTCGCGTCCGTGCGCTTCACCGTCGCACCGGCGCCGACCTCGGTGTCGAGGAGGGTGGTGTCCGGCCCGATCGTCGCACCGGTCTCGACCAGCGTCGCACCGCGCAGCTGCGTGCCCGGGAGCAGGGTCACGTCGGGCTCGAGCTTCGCCTTGACGTCGATCCACGTCGTCGCCGGGTCCTGGATGGTGACACCCGCGAGCTGCCAGGTGCGCACGATGAGCGCGTTGAGCTTCGCGGCCGCGTCGCTCAGCTGGGCGCGGTCGTTGATGCCCTCGACCAGCCACGACTCGGAGACGGGGAGCGCGTCCACGTCGAAGCCC encodes the following:
- a CDS encoding ribose-phosphate pyrophosphokinase (catalyzes the formation of 5-phospho-alpha-D-ribose 1-phosphate from D-ribose 5-phosphate and ATP), whose protein sequence is MSGITATGQKRLVLISGRAHPQLAQEIAECLGSELVPTDARTFANGEIYARFDESVRGSDAFVIQSHTSPINEWLMEQLIMVDALKRASAKRITVVAPFYPYARQDKKGRGREPISARLVADLFKAAGADRIMSVDLHAAQIQGFFDGPVDHLFAMPVLLDHMKRELDPSTLTVVSPDMGRVRVADIWSDKLGAPLAIIHKRRDPLVPNQVSVHEIVGEVNGRVCLLVDDLIDTGRTIVKAAEALKAAGATGVVVAATHAVFSDPAVELLQSDAIDSVVVTDTLPLPEHKRWDNLTVLPIAPLLANAIREVFTDGSVTSMFDGAA
- a CDS encoding 50S ribosomal protein L25/general stress protein Ctc (the Ctc family of proteins consists of two types, one that contains the N-terminal ribosomal protein L25 domain only which in Escherichia coli binds the 5S rRNA while a subset of proteins contain a C-terminal extension that is involved in the stress response), whose product is MATEESNKVSAELRDSFGKGAARKIRAVGKIPAVIYGHGTDPVHVTLPGHQVSLLLRKANAVLDLDIEGKGQLALVKDVQKDPVSQIIEHLDLVVIRRGEKVTVEVPVHVEGEPFSGTIAVLDIPTIKLEVEATHIPERIVIDVTDAEEGTQYHAKDFDLPAGATLAEDEDLLILNVVVPAAARAEDEEAEAAEEAAEAEAAEGDAE
- the glmU gene encoding bifunctional N-acetylglucosamine-1-phosphate uridyltransferase/glucosamine-1-phosphate acetyltransferase (forms a homotrimer; catalyzes the acetylation of glucosamine-1-phosphate and uridylation of N-acetylglucosamine-1-phosphate to produce UDP-GlcNAc; function in cell wall synthesis) — its product is MTDQNLAIVVLAAGQGTRMKSATPKLLHPLGGIPIVSHVLATAHELDAAHVIAVVRHERDRLAEVIEADMPEAVIVDQDEVPGTGRAVEQAIAALPEDFSGDVLVVNGDVPLLDAETLRELIAKHRSGEAAATILSSFPADATGYGRIVRTPEGHLDRIVEHKDATEAERGIGEINAGIYLFGLAALRDKLALVATDNAQGEKYLTDVIGLLREAGFDVDALPVSESWLVEGINDRAQLSDAAAKLNALIVRTWQLAGVTIQDPATTWIDVKAKLEPDVTLLPGTQLRGATLVETGATIGPDTTLLDTEVGAGATVKRTDATLAVIGAGATVGPFAYLRPGTVLGAHGKIGTFVETKNATIGEGTKLAHFNYVGDAEVGEGGNLGAGVITANYDGVNKHRTVIGSHVRIATNTALVAPVRIGDGAYTGAGTVVRKDVPAGALAITVAPQRNIEGWVAEKRPGTDADKAARESDASAESGE
- a CDS encoding gluconate kinase produces the protein MRRPQVVVMGVSGSGKSTVGELLAARLGVPFVDGDALHPPENVAKMASGHPLTDEDRIPWLHAVGRALADTAPEGVVVACSALKRAYRDLIRSEAPDAVFAELDGTKELLAARMAARPGHFMPVSLLDSQLATLEPLQRDEAGVRLGVGRPPADLADAILERLGGAHPSDSAAS
- a CDS encoding MarR family transcriptional regulator → MPEAGLGSRFPAASQSPGLLLWRVTNRWQAVMRAALAPHELTHVQYVLLASLTWLADREPERLVTQVELAGFAATDPMMTSQVVRALERAGLVERLPHPTDGRARVLRATPEGAAAARRATADVEAADAAFFTPVDATAFAAQLAALSEG
- a CDS encoding phosphogluconate dehydrogenase (NADP(+)-dependent, decarboxylating), whose translation is MGSNLARNLASREGNTVAVFNRTYARTEELVNAHPEAGFVSAEQIDDFVASLSKPRTAIIMVQAGKGTDAVIDQLVERFEPGDIIVDGGNANFHDTIEREKRIAPTGIHFVGAGISGGEEGALHGPSIMPGGSAESYETLGPILESIAAVAEGEPCVTHVGTDGAGHFVKMIHNGIEYADMQLIAEAYDLLRTIGGLEPAEIADVFAEWNNGYLESYLIEITAEVLRQVDAETGKPFIDIVLDQAGSKGTGVWTVQNALDLGVPVGGIAEAVFARAVSSKPNQRAAVQATVQSRPEVQKAADVQAFADDVSKALYASKVVAYAQGFDAIIAGAEKYGWDIHKDRIAKIWRGGCIIRAQFLNRIADAYDENPNISTLLEAPYFADAVREGEAAWRRIVATAALSGVPVPGFGSALSYYDSLASKRLPAALVQGQRDFFGAHTYKRVDKEGTFHTLWSGDRTEIETEGSSH
- a CDS encoding glycosyl transferase, which produces MNARPLDILLCSTPVHGHVTPLLAVSRALVERGHRVHFLTGERYQQAAAATGATALRLPADADYDDTDMDAAFPGRVGLTGPAGIRYDMTEIFLRPARSQLAAVDAVQRDLRIDVVLAESLFLGAALFVARPRDSRPPLLNLGIVPLGLKSRDTAPFGLGVPPRPGGIGRLRNGLLTLAAEKGVFAPVQRAAVRAGIDAGSGLNGFVLDWPSHADGVVQFTVPEFEYPRGDVRVPVSFVGPISRTRASDAPLPAWWEDLDDGRPVVHVTQGTVANRRFDDLVLPTIRALADDDVWVVASTGGRPVAELGADLPANARIAPYLPYDRLLPRTSAYVTNGGYGGIHYAMEHGVPIVVAGTTEDKTEVSARVAWSGVGVNLRTNRPSEVAVRDAVRGVLRDPGYAERSARIGEAIRRSPGANGLEAAVVAAVGRTGSHPRVPR
- a CDS encoding polyketide cyclase — translated: MWTTHHTATTTAPAAAVWSALRDLHSGIPLGPASDSFELHGPFTVGTEVSVTPQGQEAMTSTIVELDPEHVYADRTVFGELALTFRHSLEAQADGGTAVTHTLEIDGPGADNVGPELGPQIAGDFPVAMTELLHAAEQRVAADA